One Echinicola strongylocentroti DNA window includes the following coding sequences:
- a CDS encoding alpha-L-rhamnosidase-related protein translates to MRKATLYLLLFLNSFRGFSQDSVDAAWIWQEEEGAANTWMAFRKTIDLDNVPLEALTKIAVDTKYWLYINGEMVLFEGGLARGAAPNTIYYDPVDFAPYLKKGKNTIAVLVWYWGRTRKTHEDSGFGGLYVEAEWAQDLNTNASWKMMAHPAYDPTSGGGGGSANRVNAYNVKFDARKAMADWTDQAWYTGGFDDSHWHSPTEKGKANSKPWGDMVERSIPQWNDRGLSNYPSLSIKQGKSTIMLPFKNTTDSALVISAKLPFNQQITPYLKVRSKAGNTIVMDTDNPFNLLQSTYITKDGEQEFEGFTWFNGPSVAYTIPKGVEVLELKYRWTGVGEMTGTFQCSDGFYTRLWWMARNTLYVCARDNYMDCPDRERGLWIGDVADQTGAVFYTLDEPGRLLLKKAIDNTIAYSDGDTIQGLAPGFGAYRGTSSELTGQSLQYIDQGIWSYFYNTGDTSTLENAYPAVVDYLKLWKMMPNGLPEHRQGYANWVDWGVDPDPVPVNVILYYMALESAKKMAIALNITEDIPWYTQRINSINENFEDEYWQGSYYGRQNKPLEERTSALAVLSGLANEEHYDILVDSVLLPVQKASPHMEWIVEEAIMRTGQFEKGLLRMKQRYESQVKMGWLTTLYEKYHPQLRGTYNHAWNAPNYVLSRYIAGIKATDVAWSKYEVKPNMAHLTHVKQIVPSVKGDITLEVDKTADTYALDLASPAQTTATVFIPAKELVSVNGKVVWKRGRFKNKLPKVKLLQANEEFISLEVKPGIWRFEATENRK, encoded by the coding sequence ATGAGAAAAGCAACTTTGTATTTACTGCTGTTCTTAAATTCCTTTAGGGGATTTTCGCAGGACTCGGTTGATGCAGCATGGATATGGCAAGAGGAAGAAGGCGCTGCCAATACATGGATGGCATTTAGGAAAACAATCGATCTTGACAATGTTCCCTTGGAAGCACTGACCAAAATTGCAGTAGATACTAAATATTGGTTATACATAAACGGGGAGATGGTGTTGTTTGAGGGTGGTTTGGCCCGTGGTGCTGCTCCAAATACCATTTATTATGATCCTGTCGATTTTGCACCTTACCTAAAAAAAGGCAAAAACACCATAGCTGTTTTAGTTTGGTACTGGGGGCGTACCCGTAAGACGCATGAAGACAGTGGCTTTGGGGGGCTTTATGTAGAGGCAGAATGGGCGCAGGATTTGAATACCAATGCCTCCTGGAAGATGATGGCGCACCCGGCCTATGATCCTACTAGTGGGGGAGGTGGTGGCTCAGCTAACCGGGTGAATGCCTATAACGTGAAGTTTGATGCCCGTAAAGCTATGGCTGATTGGACAGACCAAGCTTGGTATACTGGCGGTTTTGACGATAGCCATTGGCATTCGCCAACAGAAAAAGGAAAGGCCAATAGTAAACCGTGGGGTGATATGGTGGAGCGTTCCATTCCCCAGTGGAACGACCGTGGTTTGTCGAATTATCCTTCCCTCAGTATAAAGCAAGGTAAAAGCACCATCATGCTACCGTTTAAAAACACAACGGATAGCGCCTTGGTGATTAGCGCAAAACTACCTTTTAATCAGCAAATAACCCCGTATTTGAAGGTAAGAAGTAAAGCTGGAAATACTATTGTTATGGATACCGATAATCCCTTTAATCTCCTACAGTCCACCTATATCACCAAGGACGGAGAGCAGGAGTTTGAAGGCTTTACATGGTTTAATGGCCCTTCAGTAGCATACACCATTCCCAAAGGTGTGGAAGTGCTGGAGTTGAAGTATCGCTGGACTGGTGTGGGGGAGATGACAGGTACTTTCCAATGTAGTGATGGCTTCTATACCCGACTTTGGTGGATGGCCAGAAATACCCTTTACGTATGTGCCCGAGATAACTATATGGATTGCCCCGATAGGGAGCGGGGGTTATGGATAGGCGATGTGGCCGATCAAACAGGGGCCGTGTTTTATACCTTGGATGAACCCGGGCGCTTATTACTTAAAAAAGCCATTGACAATACCATTGCCTATAGTGATGGGGATACGATTCAAGGTTTGGCGCCGGGATTTGGCGCATATCGTGGGACAAGTAGTGAGTTGACAGGTCAAAGTCTGCAATATATCGATCAGGGAATATGGAGCTATTTTTACAATACAGGCGACACATCCACGCTTGAAAATGCCTACCCCGCTGTGGTCGATTACTTGAAGCTGTGGAAAATGATGCCCAACGGTTTGCCAGAACATCGCCAAGGTTATGCCAATTGGGTGGATTGGGGCGTAGATCCTGACCCGGTACCTGTGAACGTGATCTTGTATTATATGGCCCTGGAATCTGCAAAAAAAATGGCCATTGCTTTAAATATAACAGAGGATATCCCCTGGTACACCCAACGGATCAATAGTATCAACGAAAACTTTGAAGATGAATATTGGCAAGGCAGCTATTACGGAAGACAAAACAAACCATTAGAGGAACGTACCAGTGCGCTGGCCGTACTAAGCGGTCTGGCCAATGAAGAGCATTATGACATCTTGGTGGATAGCGTGTTATTGCCAGTACAAAAAGCAAGTCCTCATATGGAATGGATCGTAGAAGAGGCCATTATGCGCACGGGACAATTTGAAAAAGGTTTGTTGCGTATGAAACAGCGATACGAAAGCCAGGTGAAAATGGGGTGGTTGACGACGCTGTACGAAAAGTACCATCCTCAATTGCGGGGTACCTATAACCATGCTTGGAACGCTCCCAACTATGTGCTGTCGCGGTACATAGCGGGCATTAAGGCAACTGACGTCGCTTGGAGCAAATACGAAGTTAAGCCTAATATGGCCCATCTCACTCACGTAAAACAAATCGTACCTAGTGTAAAGGGGGATATCACTTTAGAAGTGGACAAAACGGCGGATACTTATGCCCTTGATTTGGCCTCACCAGCCCAAACAACAGCTACTGTTTTTATTCCTGCAAAAGAACTGGTAAGTGTAAATGGTAAGGTAGTTTGGAAAAGGGGGAGATTCAAAAACAAGCTACCTAAGGTGAAGTTGCTCCAAGCAAACGAGGAATTCATAAGTCTTGAAGTAAAGCCGGGAATATGGAGATTTGAGGCCACGGAAAACAGAAAATAA
- a CDS encoding sulfatase-like hydrolase/transferase, with protein sequence MRKFTILLCLLLIASLNKAISQGTGAAQEKPNIIFILTDDQRFDALGYAGNKLVETPEMDDLAKSGSFFESAIVTTPICAASRASIFTGLHERSHNFNFQTGNIREEYMQNSYPTILKSNGYYTGFFGKYGVRYDDLDKQFDVYESYDRNNRYDDRRGYFYKTLDGDTVHLTRYTGQQALEFLDDTPADQPFCLSLSFSAPHAHDGAPEQYFWQQSTAGLLENTTIPGPALGDREYFDAQPQFVRDGFNRLRWTWRYDTPEKYQHSLKGYYRMIAGIDQEITKIREKLKEKNLDENTIIIVMGDNGYFLGERQLAGKWLMYDNSIRVPLIIYDPRVKRQRDIKDMVLNIDIPSTIADFAGVEAPESWQGRSLKPLVEKDERHLDRDTVLVEHIWEFDEIPPSEGVRTAEWKYFRYVNDKSVEELYYLKKDPLEVNNLINDPEYKEVADRLRAKCDELIKENSDKYRATPSGLTVELIRAPEEDVQVLDTRPEFGWKVPGESRFQSAYQILLASSREAIGYNQGDVWDSGQVRSGASNNIEYQGPPLKAGETYYWKVRIWDEANRLVDYSEAQEFTVGKGESNMISTANLQQVSRIKPVTFEKRGDVYFMDFGRAAFATMEFNYKAATPDTLVFRIGEMLDGQSVSRTPPAKSNIRYQEIKVGVSPDKTHYQLPVHKNTKNTLPNKALPLPEGTPILVPYRYAEVEGAKGTLDKDDFEQLAFHTYFDDEASFFESSDNILNQVWRLCKYSIKATTFNGLYVDGDRERIPYEADAYLNQLSHYTTDREYAMARRTIEYFMEHPTWPTEWQQHVALMLYADYMYTGNTELIERYYEPLKYKTLYELANEDGLITSDSVDHEYMLKLGFKEGYHKKLTDIVDWPPARFGGDSTFVGEQDGFVFKPYNTVINAFYYENMKIMAGFAKIMGKAQEVMDFELRAAKVKKAINEQMFDTERGVYLDGIGTDHASLHANMMPLAFGLVPEQYRESVLDFVKSRGMACSVYGSQYLMDGLYSAGEEDYALELLTDTSDRSWYNMIRLGSTITLEAWDNKYKFNLDWNHAWGAVPANVIPRGLWGIKPKTPGFGVATIHPQMSSLKSSAIEVPTILGTIKGTYTYNGARLQTYEIEIPANMVGEFSLGDLEGKDLIHNGQNVPSAFSSIRLEPGKHRIQLKVNSF encoded by the coding sequence TGGGATATGCCGGAAACAAGCTTGTAGAGACACCAGAAATGGATGACCTTGCCAAGTCAGGGTCCTTTTTTGAGTCGGCTATAGTGACCACGCCGATCTGTGCAGCCAGTAGGGCCAGTATTTTTACAGGGCTTCATGAGCGCTCACATAATTTTAATTTTCAGACAGGCAATATAAGGGAAGAGTACATGCAGAATTCCTATCCTACTATACTGAAATCCAACGGCTACTATACGGGGTTTTTCGGAAAATACGGGGTGAGGTATGATGATTTGGACAAGCAGTTTGATGTGTATGAATCCTACGACCGTAATAATAGGTACGATGACAGAAGGGGATATTTCTATAAGACGTTGGATGGTGATACCGTCCACCTGACACGTTATACAGGCCAGCAAGCATTGGAATTCTTGGATGACACACCCGCTGACCAACCGTTCTGCCTGTCTCTTAGCTTCAGTGCTCCCCATGCACATGATGGGGCTCCGGAGCAATATTTTTGGCAACAGTCCACCGCTGGACTTCTCGAAAATACCACTATCCCCGGCCCGGCGCTTGGGGACAGGGAATATTTTGATGCCCAGCCCCAGTTTGTCAGGGATGGCTTTAACCGCCTTCGATGGACGTGGCGTTATGATACGCCCGAAAAATACCAACACAGCTTAAAGGGATATTATAGGATGATCGCTGGCATCGATCAAGAGATCACCAAGATCCGTGAGAAGTTAAAGGAAAAGAACCTGGATGAAAATACCATCATTATTGTGATGGGTGACAATGGGTATTTCTTGGGCGAGAGACAGTTGGCGGGAAAATGGCTCATGTATGATAATTCCATTCGTGTTCCTCTGATCATCTACGATCCAAGAGTGAAAAGGCAGCGCGATATCAAGGACATGGTATTGAACATAGATATACCATCCACCATTGCTGATTTTGCAGGTGTGGAGGCTCCCGAAAGTTGGCAAGGGAGAAGTTTAAAGCCCTTGGTAGAAAAAGACGAGCGGCATCTTGACAGGGATACTGTGCTGGTCGAGCACATATGGGAGTTTGACGAAATCCCACCAAGTGAAGGGGTGCGTACCGCAGAATGGAAATATTTCCGATATGTAAACGATAAGTCCGTAGAGGAGCTGTACTATTTGAAGAAGGATCCCTTGGAAGTGAATAACCTGATCAATGATCCGGAATATAAGGAAGTAGCCGATCGGCTTCGTGCCAAATGCGATGAGTTGATCAAGGAAAACAGTGATAAATACAGAGCTACTCCTTCAGGATTAACTGTCGAACTAATCAGGGCTCCTGAAGAGGATGTTCAGGTATTGGACACCAGGCCGGAGTTTGGATGGAAGGTGCCAGGGGAGTCCCGTTTTCAGTCTGCCTATCAAATTCTATTGGCCTCTAGCCGTGAGGCAATTGGGTACAATCAAGGAGATGTATGGGATAGTGGACAAGTAAGGTCCGGAGCTTCCAATAATATAGAATACCAAGGCCCCCCACTCAAAGCGGGAGAAACGTACTATTGGAAAGTGAGGATATGGGATGAGGCAAACAGGCTGGTGGATTACTCCGAGGCGCAAGAATTTACCGTTGGTAAGGGCGAAAGTAATATGATCTCTACTGCAAATCTTCAGCAAGTCAGCAGGATCAAACCAGTGACTTTTGAGAAACGTGGGGATGTATATTTCATGGATTTTGGTAGGGCGGCATTTGCCACGATGGAATTCAACTATAAAGCAGCCACGCCGGATACCCTTGTTTTCAGGATTGGGGAGATGCTGGATGGTCAGTCTGTCAGCCGTACCCCACCGGCAAAGAGCAACATCCGCTATCAGGAAATCAAAGTGGGAGTGTCCCCGGACAAAACGCATTATCAGCTGCCTGTCCACAAGAATACCAAAAACACCCTGCCCAATAAGGCTTTGCCACTACCAGAAGGTACGCCCATACTGGTGCCCTACCGATATGCCGAAGTAGAGGGAGCAAAAGGTACCCTTGACAAAGATGATTTCGAACAGCTGGCCTTTCATACTTATTTTGACGATGAAGCCAGCTTTTTTGAGAGTTCGGACAATATCCTAAACCAAGTATGGAGGCTGTGCAAATATTCCATAAAGGCCACGACTTTCAATGGCCTGTATGTGGATGGAGATAGGGAACGGATCCCCTATGAGGCAGACGCCTACCTGAACCAGCTAAGCCATTATACCACGGACCGTGAATATGCCATGGCCAGAAGGACCATAGAATATTTTATGGAGCACCCCACTTGGCCCACTGAATGGCAACAACATGTAGCCCTAATGCTGTATGCTGACTATATGTATACAGGTAATACTGAGCTGATAGAGCGATATTATGAGCCGTTGAAATATAAAACGCTATATGAACTGGCCAATGAGGACGGGTTGATCACTTCCGATAGTGTAGACCATGAGTACATGTTAAAGCTCGGTTTCAAAGAAGGTTATCATAAGAAACTTACCGATATCGTGGATTGGCCCCCTGCTCGGTTTGGAGGAGACAGCACCTTTGTTGGTGAACAGGACGGGTTTGTGTTTAAGCCTTATAATACCGTGATCAATGCCTTTTACTATGAGAATATGAAGATCATGGCCGGGTTTGCCAAGATCATGGGAAAAGCACAGGAAGTGATGGATTTTGAGCTTAGGGCAGCCAAGGTAAAAAAAGCGATAAACGAGCAGATGTTTGATACCGAACGAGGGGTGTACCTAGACGGCATTGGGACGGACCATGCTTCATTGCATGCCAATATGATGCCCTTGGCTTTTGGCTTGGTACCAGAGCAATACAGGGAATCCGTCCTGGATTTTGTAAAGTCAAGAGGGATGGCCTGTAGTGTGTATGGTTCCCAGTATTTAATGGATGGACTGTACAGTGCCGGTGAGGAAGACTATGCCCTGGAGCTGCTGACGGACACCAGTGACAGAAGTTGGTACAATATGATCCGCCTTGGTTCCACGATAACGCTGGAAGCTTGGGACAATAAATACAAGTTTAACTTGGACTGGAACCATGCTTGGGGGGCAGTCCCTGCGAATGTCATTCCACGGGGCCTATGGGGAATCAAGCCAAAAACTCCCGGGTTTGGAGTAGCTACGATCCACCCACAGATGAGTTCGCTGAAGTCCAGTGCTATTGAGGTGCCGACGATATTGGGAACCATAAAAGGTACCTATACTTATAATGGCGCCCGCTTACAAACCTACGAGATTGAGATACCTGCCAATATGGTAGGGGAGTTTTCACTTGGTGACCTTGAAGGCAAGGACCTGATCCATAATGGGCAAAATGTACCGTCTGCCTTTAGTAGCATCCGTTTGGAACCTGGTAAACACCGGATACAGTTAAAGGTTAATTCCTTTTAA
- a CDS encoding glycoside hydrolase family 88/105 protein — protein sequence MISKLLTRLFVLIVLAGSVSTGNVVAQKAFDKEWIKRKMIAAMEWQEAHPIYAVAPTDWTNGAYYTGVARAHAATGDQFFMAALKNMGYQNSWDTFERREHADDIAISYSYLYVDKAEGRKGLVDLAPTKAFLDEHLFMDNKWKNAKNGDEVKNILWWWCDALFMAPPVINLYAKHTGDQKYLDAMHKYYKETYDKLYDQDEHLFARDARFIWKGSEKDINEPNGKKVFWSRGNGWVIGGLALILEDMPEDYDHRDFYEGLFVQMAERIVELQHKDGLWRTSLLSPASYDHGEVSGSGFFTYALTWGINNGYLEKDTYLPAVKKAWKALTKCQHDDGMVGWVQNIGASPEPASVDSWQNFGTGAFLLAGSEILKLQE from the coding sequence ATGATAAGTAAATTATTGACAAGGTTATTTGTATTGATTGTTTTGGCTGGATCAGTGTCCACTGGTAATGTAGTGGCACAAAAAGCTTTTGATAAGGAATGGATAAAGCGTAAAATGATAGCAGCCATGGAATGGCAGGAAGCCCACCCAATCTATGCGGTGGCTCCCACTGACTGGACCAATGGTGCCTATTATACTGGGGTGGCACGCGCACATGCGGCCACAGGGGATCAGTTTTTTATGGCAGCATTAAAAAATATGGGCTATCAAAATAGTTGGGACACCTTCGAGAGGAGGGAACATGCAGATGACATCGCTATTTCATATAGTTACTTGTATGTGGACAAGGCTGAGGGACGGAAAGGTTTGGTGGATTTGGCACCGACAAAAGCATTCTTGGACGAGCACTTGTTTATGGACAATAAGTGGAAAAATGCCAAAAATGGTGATGAGGTAAAAAACATATTATGGTGGTGGTGTGATGCGCTCTTCATGGCACCGCCAGTGATCAACCTTTATGCTAAACATACAGGAGATCAGAAATACCTGGATGCTATGCACAAGTACTACAAAGAAACCTACGACAAGCTGTATGACCAAGATGAACACCTATTTGCCAGAGATGCCAGGTTCATATGGAAGGGATCAGAAAAAGACATCAATGAGCCAAATGGCAAGAAAGTGTTTTGGTCCAGGGGAAATGGCTGGGTAATAGGAGGATTGGCCTTGATATTAGAAGATATGCCCGAGGACTATGACCACCGGGATTTTTACGAGGGACTTTTTGTACAGATGGCAGAACGAATTGTAGAGCTTCAGCATAAGGATGGACTATGGAGGACGAGTCTCTTAAGCCCAGCATCTTATGATCATGGTGAAGTCAGTGGTAGTGGTTTTTTCACCTATGCTCTTACCTGGGGGATCAACAATGGATATTTGGAAAAGGATACCTACTTACCCGCTGTGAAAAAAGCTTGGAAGGCCTTGACCAAATGCCAACATGATGACGGTATGGTAGGCTGGGTCCAGAATATTGGAGCTTCTCCCGAACCGGCAAGCGTGGACAGTTGGCAAAACTTTGGCACTGGCGCCTTTCTTTTGGCAGGAAGTGAGATTTTGAAATTACAGGAATAG
- a CDS encoding glycosyl hydrolase, protein MRLFLFSLCVTLSFFFTVNAQSPYSSDEGQLQAGFENPPSEAKARTWWHWISGNVSREGITADLEAMKEMGIQEAQLFNVHLDFPQGPVEYLSEEWLDYFYFAATEAKRLDLELSFHNSSGWSSSGGPWITPEYAMQTVVYSEVLVEGGVTYKALLPEPEKKLDYYEDIAVLAFPKPEKDIKIDGLDYKNLAGRVRNHLAPDTKDVPVAALVHKEEIVDLTSRLSKDGLLEWEVPEGEWVILRLGHTPTGKKNHPAIAGGHGLECDKMSKRAVDEHWKGGIEPIINKLGDLVGTVVNNCLIDSYEVGTANWTAGFDKKFERLRGYEILSYLPTMAGYYVESGEETERFLWDFRRTIGDLMAENYYGHFAELCHKAGMKFSVEPYWGPFDNMQVGATGDIVMCEFWSGGYPFFDSPKFVSSIAHLNGSSIVGAESFTGIGGWDEHPATLKSIGDQAWAQGITRFIFHTYVHQPWDVGPGLALGMFGTDFNRLNTWWRQGKAFMDYIGRSQFLLQQGKSVADVLVFTGDSSPNSAFLLPEIKSLGYDYDLIGSGKLGSLKVENGQIQTPVGGKYRVLVLPEIEWVRPETLKQIEELVRAGAKVIGPKPKKSPSLMGYPACDDIVERIAGELWGRGMVNDISIDEYLKKTPISPDFNVEQGNPADITFIHRQVVDTDIYFVANSRKQSRDMVFRFRVARKKPEIWNAETGEIMKLAEWRQNKDGTISVPVHLGQEEAVFVVFKEPTASVHNMVKTTPSLKRPKPQRLPGLEIIKVEYGNFLQEGLIDITDVVTKEIKNNQLNIIASRELCDCDPAMGYTKEFRMKYAIGDSVRVIKAMEREAVNIDASTTGDMKIIRAVFGKFKPETVGVPDEYQTYDITKKIKGMLSSGILEIPVEDDLVEVGPVEGKNKILRISYATGGETYSLSIPEGETLDLTRERPEPKLFTEGNKVIWESPYTGKLAYTTSKGETGTVQVASVPTPIELTGQWEASFPDQQGMPEIAHVNELFSWSDFSKDRIRYFSGTATYKNKFKLPEDMLRSNQALELDLGRVGVMAEVIVNGENAGVLWRAPFRVKIGDYVREGENTLEVRVTNLWPNRLIGDEQLPLDYKREGRQLASLPKWLAPDIDRPLGRTTFSSYKHWDKGSTLKTSGLLGPVVIRCYQQVEVLELSK, encoded by the coding sequence ATGAGGTTGTTTTTATTTTCACTTTGTGTCACTTTGTCTTTCTTTTTTACTGTTAATGCTCAATCGCCGTATTCCAGTGACGAAGGACAGCTTCAAGCGGGGTTTGAAAATCCCCCATCCGAAGCGAAGGCCCGTACCTGGTGGCACTGGATCAGTGGGAATGTGTCGCGGGAAGGCATAACGGCCGATCTTGAAGCAATGAAGGAAATGGGGATCCAAGAGGCACAACTTTTTAATGTCCATTTGGACTTTCCTCAAGGTCCAGTAGAATACTTAAGTGAGGAGTGGCTAGATTATTTTTACTTTGCCGCCACAGAAGCAAAGCGACTGGATCTGGAGCTTTCATTTCATAATAGTTCGGGCTGGTCTTCCAGCGGAGGCCCTTGGATTACCCCTGAATATGCCATGCAAACGGTCGTGTACAGTGAGGTCCTTGTCGAAGGAGGGGTTACCTATAAGGCGCTTTTGCCGGAGCCTGAAAAGAAACTTGATTATTATGAAGATATCGCTGTTCTGGCTTTTCCCAAGCCGGAAAAAGATATTAAAATTGATGGGTTGGATTATAAGAATTTAGCAGGACGTGTGCGGAATCATTTGGCACCGGATACCAAGGATGTTCCAGTTGCTGCTTTGGTTCATAAAGAGGAGATCGTAGACCTCACTTCCAGGCTTTCCAAAGATGGTTTACTGGAGTGGGAGGTGCCAGAAGGAGAATGGGTGATACTAAGGCTTGGCCATACTCCTACAGGCAAGAAAAATCATCCAGCAATTGCTGGCGGACATGGCTTAGAGTGTGACAAGATGAGCAAAAGAGCAGTCGATGAGCACTGGAAAGGAGGTATCGAGCCTATTATCAATAAACTCGGTGATTTGGTCGGAACTGTAGTGAATAATTGCCTCATCGATAGTTACGAAGTGGGGACAGCCAACTGGACAGCTGGCTTTGATAAAAAGTTTGAGCGCTTAAGAGGATATGAGATACTTTCGTACCTGCCTACCATGGCCGGATATTATGTCGAGAGTGGCGAGGAGACAGAGCGTTTCCTTTGGGATTTTCGTCGTACAATAGGGGACTTAATGGCCGAGAATTATTATGGACACTTTGCAGAGTTGTGCCATAAGGCAGGAATGAAATTCTCTGTGGAGCCTTATTGGGGGCCATTTGACAATATGCAGGTAGGGGCCACAGGCGATATCGTCATGTGTGAATTTTGGAGCGGAGGGTACCCTTTCTTTGATTCTCCAAAATTTGTTTCATCAATAGCCCACTTGAATGGCAGTTCCATAGTAGGGGCAGAATCATTTACCGGAATTGGAGGTTGGGATGAGCATCCTGCGACGTTAAAGTCCATCGGAGACCAGGCTTGGGCACAGGGCATTACCAGGTTTATCTTTCATACCTATGTGCATCAGCCTTGGGATGTGGGGCCAGGTTTAGCCCTTGGGATGTTTGGCACCGATTTTAATCGACTAAATACCTGGTGGAGACAAGGGAAGGCGTTTATGGATTATATAGGAAGGTCACAGTTTTTGTTACAACAAGGGAAAAGTGTGGCGGATGTGCTGGTGTTTACGGGAGATTCCTCGCCAAATTCTGCATTTCTTTTGCCGGAAATTAAATCACTGGGTTATGATTATGATTTGATAGGTTCCGGTAAACTCGGATCACTGAAAGTAGAGAACGGGCAAATCCAAACTCCTGTAGGAGGGAAGTACAGGGTGCTGGTCTTGCCCGAAATAGAATGGGTAAGACCCGAAACCTTGAAGCAAATAGAAGAGTTGGTGAGAGCAGGAGCCAAGGTCATTGGGCCAAAACCCAAAAAATCCCCCAGCTTAATGGGCTATCCAGCATGTGATGATATAGTGGAGCGAATAGCTGGTGAATTATGGGGCAGAGGCATGGTCAACGATATTTCTATCGATGAGTACCTGAAAAAGACGCCAATTTCACCCGACTTTAATGTGGAGCAGGGAAACCCTGCTGATATTACCTTTATACACAGACAAGTGGTGGATACGGACATATATTTTGTTGCCAATTCTCGAAAACAAAGTAGGGATATGGTTTTTCGGTTCAGAGTAGCAAGGAAAAAGCCCGAAATCTGGAATGCAGAAACCGGTGAAATCATGAAGCTGGCAGAATGGAGACAGAATAAGGATGGGACAATCAGTGTTCCAGTACATTTAGGGCAGGAAGAAGCGGTTTTTGTGGTTTTTAAGGAACCAACCGCATCCGTCCATAATATGGTAAAAACAACACCTAGCCTTAAACGGCCAAAACCTCAGCGACTTCCTGGTTTGGAGATTATCAAAGTGGAATATGGCAATTTCCTACAGGAAGGGCTAATTGATATAACTGATGTGGTGACCAAAGAAATCAAAAATAACCAACTCAATATAATTGCCAGTAGAGAGCTATGTGATTGTGATCCTGCAATGGGGTATACCAAGGAGTTCAGAATGAAATATGCCATAGGTGATAGTGTCCGGGTGATCAAGGCCATGGAAAGAGAAGCTGTAAATATTGATGCAAGTACTACTGGAGATATGAAAATCATCAGGGCTGTATTCGGGAAATTTAAACCGGAAACCGTTGGTGTGCCAGATGAATACCAAACCTATGATATTACTAAAAAGATAAAAGGAATGCTGTCTTCAGGCATTCTTGAAATCCCTGTTGAAGACGATTTAGTCGAAGTGGGACCTGTGGAAGGTAAAAACAAAATATTGCGAATAAGCTACGCTACAGGCGGAGAGACCTATTCGCTGTCTATTCCGGAAGGGGAAACACTTGATCTGACCAGGGAGCGTCCTGAACCGAAGCTTTTTACGGAGGGCAATAAAGTGATATGGGAAAGCCCCTACACTGGTAAACTGGCCTATACTACTTCAAAAGGAGAAACAGGCACCGTTCAAGTAGCATCAGTGCCTACACCAATTGAACTGACAGGGCAATGGGAGGCTAGCTTCCCTGACCAGCAAGGAATGCCTGAAATAGCGCATGTTAATGAGCTCTTTTCGTGGTCCGATTTCTCTAAAGATAGGATACGTTATTTCTCCGGTACGGCGACCTATAAAAATAAGTTCAAACTTCCAGAGGATATGCTACGATCAAATCAAGCCTTGGAGTTAGATCTTGGGCGTGTCGGTGTAATGGCCGAGGTGATCGTTAATGGAGAAAATGCCGGCGTATTATGGAGGGCTCCCTTCAGGGTGAAAATCGGAGATTACGTAAGGGAAGGAGAAAATACACTCGAAGTACGCGTTACTAACCTGTGGCCTAACCGGTTAATTGGGGACGAGCAATTGCCCTTGGATTACAAACGAGAAGGTAGGCAATTAGCGTCTTTGCCCAAATGGCTTGCGCCTGATATTGATCGCCCTTTAGGTCGTACCACCTTTTCTTCTTACAAACACTGGGATAAAGGTTCTACACTGAAAACTTCAGGATTACTGGGCCCCGTTGTCATTAGGTGCTACCAACAGGTTGAGGTGTTGGAACTGTCCAAGTGA